In Leptolyngbya sp. CCY15150, a single window of DNA contains:
- a CDS encoding c-type cytochrome, whose protein sequence is MTPWSKRYSLPGAIALLISGLLILSIGVSPVWAQADSSPNPDRGAVVFAANCAGCHAQGGNIIRRGKSLKQRALQRYHMDDLEAIATIVTQGKMPMSGYGDRLSSQEIYDVAAYVLQQAEAGWPS, encoded by the coding sequence ATGACTCCGTGGAGCAAGCGCTATTCGCTACCGGGAGCGATCGCTCTCTTGATCAGTGGACTCTTGATCCTGAGCATTGGCGTTAGCCCCGTCTGGGCCCAAGCAGACAGCAGCCCTAATCCCGATCGAGGAGCCGTGGTTTTTGCCGCCAACTGTGCCGGATGCCATGCCCAGGGAGGCAACATTATCCGTCGAGGAAAGTCTCTCAAGCAGCGGGCTCTGCAGCGCTACCACATGGACGATCTAGAGGCGATCGCTACTATCGTGACTCAGGGGAAAATGCCCATGTCTGGCTATGGCGATCGCCTCTCCAGTCAAGAGATCTACGACGTTGCGGCCTATGTATTGCAGCAAGCCGAAGCCGGTTGGCCGTCTTGA